A genomic stretch from Enterobacter dykesii includes:
- a CDS encoding MFS transporter, with the protein MTLTSPRKALQLRLWALFMFFFIPGLLMASWATRTPAIRDILSVSTAEMGIVLFGLSIGSMSGILCSAWLVKRFGTRAVIRTTMCFAVFGMGVLSVALWFASPVLFALGLTVFGGSFGSAEVAINVEGAAVEREMNKTVLPMMHGFYSLGTLAGAGVGMALTATGVSANLHILLAALVCIIPILTGIRAIPDGTGKNSADEQHSAEKGQPFYRDFQLMLIGVVVLAMAFAEGSANDWLPLLMVDGHGFSPTSGSLIYAGFTLGMTVGRFTGGWFIDRYSRVAVVRASALLGGLGIAMIIFVDVDWIAGVSVILWGLGASLGFPLTISAASDTGPDAPTRVSVVATTGYLAFLVGPPLLGFLGEHYGLRSAMLVVLGLVIIAALVARAVAKPETNQTTLEKGYER; encoded by the coding sequence ATGACGCTGACCTCTCCCCGCAAAGCCCTGCAGCTCCGCCTGTGGGCGCTGTTTATGTTCTTCTTTATTCCCGGTCTGCTGATGGCCTCCTGGGCCACGCGCACCCCCGCTATTCGCGATATTTTGTCCGTTTCTACCGCCGAGATGGGCATCGTACTGTTCGGCCTGTCGATAGGTTCCATGAGCGGCATCCTCTGCTCCGCGTGGCTGGTAAAGCGCTTTGGTACGCGAGCGGTGATCCGCACCACCATGTGCTTTGCCGTGTTCGGGATGGGAGTATTAAGCGTGGCGCTGTGGTTTGCCTCGCCGGTGCTGTTCGCCCTGGGCCTGACGGTATTCGGCGGCAGCTTCGGTTCGGCTGAAGTTGCCATCAACGTGGAAGGGGCGGCGGTCGAGCGCGAAATGAATAAAACCGTGCTGCCGATGATGCACGGTTTTTACAGCCTCGGCACGCTGGCCGGTGCGGGCGTGGGGATGGCATTGACGGCCACTGGCGTGAGCGCGAATCTGCATATCCTGCTGGCGGCGCTGGTGTGCATCATTCCCATTCTTACCGGCATCCGGGCCATCCCGGACGGCACCGGTAAAAACTCCGCGGACGAACAGCACTCGGCCGAAAAAGGACAGCCCTTCTACCGCGACTTCCAGCTGATGCTGATCGGCGTGGTGGTGCTGGCGATGGCGTTCGCGGAAGGTTCCGCCAACGACTGGCTGCCGCTGCTGATGGTGGACGGTCACGGCTTTAGCCCGACCTCCGGCTCGCTGATTTACGCCGGGTTTACGCTGGGGATGACCGTTGGCCGCTTCACCGGCGGCTGGTTTATCGACCGCTACAGCCGCGTGGCGGTGGTGCGCGCCAGCGCCCTGCTGGGCGGCCTGGGTATTGCGATGATCATCTTTGTCGATGTGGACTGGATTGCCGGCGTCTCGGTGATCCTCTGGGGGCTGGGCGCGTCGCTCGGCTTCCCGCTGACCATTTCAGCCGCCAGCGATACCGGCCCGGATGCCCCGACGCGCGTCAGCGTGGTGGCGACCACGGGCTATCTCGCCTTCCTGGTCGGGCCGCCGCTGCTCGGCTTCCTCGGCGAGCACTACGGGCTGCGCAGCGCCATGCTGGTGGTGTTAGGGTTGGTCATCATCGCGGCGCTGGTGGCGCGCGCGGTGGCAAAGCCGGAAACGAATCAAACGACACTGGAGAAGGGATATGAGCGTTAA
- a CDS encoding TetR/AcrR family transcriptional regulator, which translates to MSRPPNDPHRREKILQATLDTIAEHGIHAVTHRKIATCAGVPLGSMTYYFDGMEPLLEEAFTWFTRQMSQEYRDFFAGVTGPEMACESITTLIHSSQVTTPHNMALMYQLYAFMHRSAALKTVMQDWMKMSQTTLEQWFDPVTTRALDAFIEGMTLHYVTDRAPLTREEIRAMVGRIAGEGNP; encoded by the coding sequence ATGAGCAGACCACCGAACGATCCACATCGCCGGGAGAAGATCCTGCAGGCAACGCTCGATACCATCGCCGAACACGGCATCCACGCCGTCACGCACCGTAAAATCGCCACCTGCGCGGGCGTGCCGCTGGGGTCGATGACCTACTATTTCGACGGCATGGAGCCGCTGCTGGAGGAGGCCTTCACGTGGTTTACCCGACAGATGTCGCAAGAGTACCGGGATTTCTTTGCTGGCGTCACCGGTCCGGAAATGGCGTGCGAATCCATCACCACCCTGATCCACAGCTCACAGGTAACCACGCCGCACAACATGGCGCTGATGTATCAGCTCTACGCCTTTATGCACCGCAGCGCGGCGCTGAAAACGGTGATGCAGGACTGGATGAAGATGAGCCAGACCACGCTGGAGCAGTGGTTCGACCCGGTTACCACCCGCGCGCTGGACGCGTTTATCGAAGGGATGACGCTGCACTACGTCACCGACCGGGCGCCGTTAACCCGGGAGGAGATTCGGGCGATGGTGGGGAGAATTGCGGGCGAGGGGAACCCTTAG